One genomic region from Methanomassiliicoccales archaeon encodes:
- a CDS encoding methylamine methyltransferase corrinoid protein reductive activase: MAERYGVAIDIGTSGLRAQSIDLESKRVIATAITLRHPLPGANVMDHLHFAIDVGRDFSHRLIIRALNALLMKIGIDLRKVERAAVCGNPIQLSLFQNIEIRDLAYAGDRAKAKLGVENIKRDSKIVKAGNFNLEMNPEADIIIPPAVKHEIGADALAMMYETDFLKYRGVAMVTDFGTNAEMALKVGDEIYTGSAAAGPAIEGQHIKMGMLAAPGAISDVNATSDGKWQTFVLNEQMYAVLSDIVNPLTGEVISPAQIPVKGITGTGVIGLVATGLDTGLMKPGKMLTPDKIIRLQGGISFDEEDFIEVGKTIAAFTSGHITLATECGISLREIKSMYMSGASGTYMSSPKAARIGLIPGTVERTVQAGNTSLALSRDLVRQPELIDKIQEMANSIRAKHIMFANSKTFENAFAVELGVWTQGMSTENEDKMLKHFGLESRPPLNRNIEVIRLVQRDIQDIGEKGLTVVHDIGIKLIGEFEGCIGDGRCVKACNEDAIQIQKIKEKWNVIISSDKCMGTACRRCERACKLKILKLEKLRIVGEGAS, encoded by the coding sequence ATGGCAGAGAGATATGGCGTAGCGATTGATATAGGGACAAGTGGTTTAAGAGCTCAAAGCATAGATCTCGAAAGTAAAAGGGTCATAGCTACAGCGATAACTTTGCGCCATCCATTACCTGGTGCAAATGTTATGGATCACCTTCATTTCGCTATTGATGTGGGGCGAGATTTTTCTCATCGTTTAATCATCCGAGCACTTAACGCCCTTTTGATGAAAATTGGAATTGATTTAAGGAAAGTTGAGAGAGCTGCTGTTTGTGGCAATCCGATTCAGCTTTCCCTCTTCCAAAATATCGAGATCCGTGATCTTGCTTATGCAGGCGATCGTGCTAAGGCAAAATTAGGCGTCGAGAATATAAAAAGGGATTCAAAAATAGTAAAGGCTGGCAATTTTAATCTGGAAATGAATCCAGAAGCGGATATTATTATACCTCCTGCAGTGAAGCATGAGATTGGGGCTGACGCATTGGCAATGATGTATGAAACCGATTTCCTTAAGTATCGTGGTGTGGCCATGGTCACTGACTTCGGAACGAACGCCGAAATGGCATTGAAAGTCGGAGACGAGATATATACAGGTTCTGCTGCTGCAGGGCCTGCAATAGAGGGTCAGCATATAAAAATGGGCATGCTCGCTGCACCAGGGGCTATTTCAGATGTCAATGCAACTTCTGATGGAAAATGGCAGACCTTTGTCTTGAATGAACAGATGTATGCTGTCCTTTCTGACATAGTCAATCCTTTAACAGGAGAGGTAATAAGTCCAGCTCAAATTCCGGTAAAAGGCATAACTGGTACTGGTGTTATTGGTTTAGTAGCAACCGGTCTAGACACCGGTTTGATGAAACCTGGCAAAATGCTCACACCTGATAAAATTATTAGATTGCAAGGGGGGATATCATTTGATGAAGAAGATTTCATTGAGGTGGGAAAAACAATCGCAGCTTTCACCTCAGGTCACATAACATTGGCAACAGAATGTGGTATTTCGCTTCGAGAAATCAAATCGATGTATATGTCTGGAGCTTCGGGAACCTATATGTCCTCTCCAAAGGCAGCGAGAATTGGTCTGATTCCTGGTACAGTAGAAAGAACAGTTCAGGCGGGAAACACATCGCTGGCATTATCTCGTGATTTAGTCCGTCAGCCTGAATTAATAGATAAGATTCAGGAAATGGCTAATTCTATTCGCGCGAAACATATCATGTTTGCCAACTCTAAGACCTTTGAGAACGCTTTCGCAGTGGAATTGGGTGTTTGGACTCAGGGGATGTCTACCGAGAATGAAGACAAAATGTTGAAACATTTTGGTCTCGAGTCAAGACCACCTCTGAATCGTAATATAGAAGTAATCAGGTTGGTACAGCGGGATATCCAGGACATTGGTGAAAAAGGTTTGACCGTGGTGCATGACATTGGAATAAAATTAATTGGAGAATTTGAGGGTTGTATTGGAGACGGGCGATGCGTCAAAGCGTGCAACGAAGATGCAATTCAAATTCAAAAAATTAAAGAAAAATGGAATGTTATTATTTCATCAGATAAGTGCATGGGCACGGCCTGCAGGCGTTGTGAGCGAGCTTGTAAACTGAAAATATTGAAATTGGAGAAACTGAGGATTGTAGGGGAAGGCGCAAGCTGA
- a CDS encoding corrinoid protein, with product MNSVFEKLEKAVLDMDENLAKSAANEVLSKKLDVVSAINDGLVKGMKIVASKYEKEEIFLPQVLASANAFYAAFDILRPHMLTGAKTVGKKVAICVVEGDIHDIGKNLVKTMIEANGYHCIDMGRDVPVEDFVQCIVENKPEFVAMSTLMTPTMKSMRRVIEGMVEEDVREGRKVMIGGGPVDAEFADEIGADFYGEDENEAVNWLKSQG from the coding sequence ATGAATAGCGTGTTTGAAAAATTGGAGAAAGCAGTCCTTGATATGGACGAAAACCTGGCTAAAAGCGCTGCCAACGAGGTTCTTTCAAAGAAACTCGATGTGGTTAGCGCGATTAATGATGGGCTAGTTAAGGGTATGAAGATTGTTGCCAGTAAATATGAAAAAGAGGAAATATTTCTCCCTCAAGTGTTGGCTTCCGCTAACGCCTTTTATGCGGCTTTTGACATTCTTCGGCCCCATATGTTGACAGGCGCTAAAACAGTGGGGAAGAAAGTAGCCATCTGTGTGGTCGAGGGGGACATCCACGATATTGGAAAAAATCTAGTAAAAACAATGATCGAAGCCAATGGCTATCATTGCATAGATATGGGTCGAGACGTACCCGTTGAAGATTTTGTGCAATGCATTGTCGAAAACAAACCTGAATTCGTGGCAATGTCAACATTGATGACGCCAACGATGAAAAGCATGCGAAGAGTAATTGAGGGCATGGTGGAAGAAGATGTTCGAGAGGGTCGCAAGGTTATGATAGGTGGAGGGCCCGTAGATGCAGAATTTGCTGATGAAATAGGAGCTGATTTCTACGGTGAAGATGAGAATGAAGCGGTAAATTGGCTTAAGTCACAGGGGTGA
- a CDS encoding uroporphyrinogen decarboxylase family protein, whose product MTEMTPLQRVVTTIQGGIPDRVPVILYFQSAAQYAAVRDDNTWYELLNNSTKLYKNIVQQYEYYGADNFFLPLDFRVDGEAFGSKCEYLLKCGGGMRMPVVTQFAIQSKDEIDDLEIPDPKKAGRCPIILKTIEKLSSKYGNKVPIVGFINSPPDVATDIIKGHYSTVLPMMATDKASLHKLLAKITEFEIEFGKAMVASGAHALATVGGGFNHLTIGPQQFKEFVAKYQAQIVKGVGVPYCFHQCQDATPFFDDIIGTGAGAVAFHELVDLKWAKEKYGKKVILAGNLGVSESQSVAYGGTAEEVERETKRIIEIGKPGGMFWFSAGCEVHHALPERNILTMIKAAKKYGAY is encoded by the coding sequence ATGACTGAAATGACTCCGTTACAAAGAGTAGTAACAACAATTCAAGGAGGTATTCCCGATCGAGTACCAGTAATTTTGTATTTCCAGTCGGCTGCTCAATATGCAGCAGTAAGAGATGATAATACTTGGTATGAGTTACTTAATAATTCGACTAAGCTATATAAAAATATAGTACAACAATATGAATATTATGGAGCGGATAACTTCTTCCTTCCCTTAGATTTCAGGGTTGATGGAGAAGCTTTTGGCAGTAAATGTGAGTATTTATTAAAATGTGGAGGCGGAATGAGGATGCCAGTTGTGACTCAGTTCGCCATTCAAAGCAAGGATGAAATCGATGATTTGGAAATACCTGATCCAAAGAAAGCTGGCAGATGTCCAATAATACTTAAGACCATTGAAAAATTGAGCTCGAAATATGGTAATAAAGTACCAATTGTGGGTTTCATCAACTCTCCACCAGATGTGGCGACGGACATAATCAAAGGACATTATTCAACTGTACTTCCAATGATGGCAACTGACAAGGCATCCTTGCATAAGTTATTAGCAAAGATCACAGAGTTCGAAATAGAGTTTGGAAAGGCGATGGTAGCCTCAGGAGCACATGCATTGGCAACTGTTGGAGGGGGATTCAATCACCTGACTATTGGGCCGCAGCAGTTCAAGGAATTCGTAGCTAAATATCAGGCGCAAATAGTAAAAGGGGTAGGGGTACCTTATTGTTTCCACCAATGCCAAGATGCTACGCCGTTTTTTGACGATATCATAGGGACAGGTGCTGGTGCAGTGGCTTTCCATGAACTTGTCGACTTAAAATGGGCTAAGGAGAAATATGGGAAGAAAGTCATACTGGCTGGAAACCTTGGCGTCTCTGAGTCTCAGAGTGTGGCTTACGGTGGTACAGCGGAGGAAGTGGAAAGAGAAACGAAGAGAATTATTGAAATTGGCAAACCAGGAGGGATGTTCTGGTTTAGTGCAGGTTGTGAAGTACACCATGCCCTACCGGAGAGGAACATACTCACTATGATAAAAGCTGCCAAAAAGTATGGTGCTTATTGA
- a CDS encoding MtaA/CmuA family methyltransferase — protein MNEKDRLFRVLNQEKVDRIPCVSPLQTGTLDLMKASGAYWPHANNDAALMAKLGKAAYEFAGIESVRIPFDVSVDASAFGALTGKEGIDRQPSILKAPITSQEELNAAKIPDPYSAGRAPVVLEAIKLLSKDPELKDVPIICAIVGPFMLAGQLRGSQEAIMDVALKPNFIKGILEKATEWNIEFAKAALESGADVIAVIDATSSGDVLGPSQYAEFAMPYQKRVNEAICKADGYSILHICGKTSKNMQFMLKTKANGISVDQQMDIGWVKQQLIGKAACIGNISPTSTLLYKKPSDVEIEVKRVISAGTDIVAPGCGFAPETPLANMKAMVEATKKYGCIG, from the coding sequence CTGAATGAGAAGGACAGGCTCTTTAGAGTGCTAAATCAAGAAAAAGTGGATAGAATACCTTGTGTCAGTCCATTGCAGACAGGGACTTTAGATTTAATGAAAGCATCAGGAGCTTATTGGCCTCATGCTAACAACGATGCCGCTCTTATGGCTAAATTGGGAAAGGCTGCATACGAGTTCGCGGGCATTGAAAGCGTAAGGATTCCATTCGACGTCTCAGTCGACGCTTCAGCTTTTGGCGCTTTAACTGGTAAAGAGGGCATAGATCGCCAACCTTCAATTTTAAAGGCTCCCATCACCAGTCAGGAGGAACTTAATGCAGCTAAGATTCCTGATCCATACTCTGCAGGCCGTGCACCGGTTGTGCTTGAGGCAATCAAATTGTTATCAAAGGATCCAGAATTAAAGGACGTACCGATAATTTGTGCTATTGTAGGACCTTTCATGCTCGCTGGTCAGCTACGCGGTTCACAAGAAGCAATAATGGATGTAGCTCTAAAGCCAAATTTCATAAAAGGAATTCTGGAAAAAGCTACAGAGTGGAATATCGAATTTGCAAAAGCTGCTCTAGAATCAGGTGCAGACGTTATTGCTGTTATTGATGCAACGTCAAGTGGTGATGTTCTTGGTCCTAGCCAATATGCTGAGTTTGCAATGCCATACCAAAAGAGGGTTAATGAGGCAATTTGCAAAGCAGATGGATATTCAATCCTTCACATCTGTGGTAAGACCTCCAAGAATATGCAATTCATGCTTAAAACGAAAGCAAATGGAATAAGCGTGGACCAGCAAATGGATATCGGATGGGTGAAGCAACAGCTTATTGGTAAAGCAGCATGCATAGGTAATATAAGTCCAACTTCAACTCTTTTGTATAAGAAACCCTCTGATGTAGAGATTGAAGTTAAAAGGGTGATTTCGGCTGGAACAGATATTGTAGCTCCAGGTTGTGGTTTCGCTCCAGAGACCCCGCTCGCTAATATGAAGGCTATGGTGGAGGCAACAAAAAAGTACGGTTGCATTGGCTAG
- a CDS encoding DUF1638 domain-containing protein, whose protein sequence is MPGNGKILAIVGCRLFEDELVHVLINDEKINEIFIVDNEDSKNLLCKLFKKRIKANITTISENDLSKLKALKGYSVLVWVKSMALHQKPDRLREDILTTLKKLEPFVDAVLLFYGLCGNAFKHIEKDAGDFKIPTIILRDEKGQIVDDCIGCAFGGVEEYFNQLRKSAGTFFLTPMWAANWRILFHKVQILPDPNDVEGAKYIFKCVGYKKVVKIDTSLGDEEEFEKQVDEFSKLFEFERGEIKCVPKIVESSYLMAKRAAIGSIL, encoded by the coding sequence ATGCCTGGAAACGGTAAGATCTTAGCTATTGTGGGCTGCCGTTTGTTCGAAGACGAACTAGTTCATGTCTTGATAAACGATGAAAAAATTAACGAGATATTCATCGTAGACAATGAAGATTCAAAAAATTTACTGTGCAAATTATTTAAGAAGAGAATTAAAGCAAACATTACCACAATTTCAGAAAATGATTTATCGAAGTTAAAAGCACTGAAAGGATATTCAGTTTTAGTATGGGTAAAATCTATGGCTTTGCATCAAAAGCCAGATCGACTTAGAGAGGACATACTAACAACCCTTAAAAAATTAGAACCGTTTGTTGACGCGGTACTCCTATTTTATGGACTTTGTGGAAATGCTTTCAAGCACATCGAAAAAGATGCGGGTGATTTTAAAATCCCAACTATTATACTTCGTGATGAGAAAGGACAGATTGTGGACGATTGCATAGGCTGTGCTTTCGGAGGCGTGGAAGAATACTTTAACCAACTTAGAAAATCAGCGGGTACCTTTTTCCTCACACCTATGTGGGCAGCTAATTGGCGTATCTTGTTTCATAAGGTCCAGATATTGCCCGATCCTAATGATGTTGAGGGAGCTAAATACATATTCAAATGTGTTGGTTATAAGAAAGTGGTAAAAATAGATACTAGTCTGGGTGATGAAGAAGAATTTGAAAAGCAGGTGGATGAGTTTTCAAAGCTTTTCGAGTTTGAGAGAGGGGAAATAAAATGTGTGCCAAAAATAGTTGAGTCTTCCTATTTGATGGCAAAAAGAGCCGCAATTGGCTCTATTCTTTAA
- the carB gene encoding carbamoyl-phosphate synthase large subunit: MNVPPKGATLMVIGSGPIVIGQAAEFDFSGSQACRSLREEGYRTVLVNSNPATIQTDLSTADKVYVEPLDVETITEIIKKEKVYGILSGMGGQTALNLCSELADRGILERLGVRLLGTQPEAIALSEDRELFKQTMLKIGEPVPKSRAVNSIEEAKEAVKEIGTYPVLIRPGFTLGGTGGGIAHNEEELEEICGRGLIYSRIHQVLIEESVLGWKEYEYEVMRDAKDNCIIVCNMENLDPMGIHTGESIVIAPSQTLSDVDHQRLRTAAINIIRALKIEGGCNVQFALDPETREYRVIEVNPRVSRSSALASKATGYPIARVAAKIAVGRTLDEIPNRITGKTFAAFEPALDYVVLKIPRWPFDKFRTVDKRLGTQMKSTGEVMAIGRTVEEAIMKAVRSLEIDKMDLEAEPWTREELLEELRHPTDMRLFAIAEALRRGMAVEEIASITKWDAFFIHKIKNIVEMERTLRDLPHLELKTLLKAKRMGFPDESIARLKGLPPEHVREGRKIAGILPTYKMVDTCAAEFAAQTPYYYSTYGAECEAKPSKRKKVVIVGGGPIRIGQGIEFDYCCVHGVMACQEEGVEAIVINNNPETVSTDYDISDRLYFEPLTLEDVLNVIEREDADGVIVQFGGQTSVNLAVPLEKALQGHKCKILGTSPDMIDVAEDRKRWTALMKELGIKQPEHGTGYSEDEVREVAARIGYPVLLRPSYVLGGRGMEIVLNEEELRTYVKTAVKVSKAHPVLVDKYLSHAIEVDVDVVADGEDVFIGGIMEHIEEAGVHSGDAMMVLPPQTLSKEIIERIIEITKITAKALQVKGLMNLQLAIKEGEVYMLEANPRASRTVPFVSKAIGVPLAKVATKVMLGKTLKEQGYVGLAKFEAVAVKESVFPFLKLPGVDSILGPEMRSTGEVMGIDPDYAAAVYKAIKGAGQKVPLQGAVYMTIADADKEAILPVAKQFAELGFKIYATKGTSTFLRNHGVETTTVYTIREKQQPDALGLMRRGEINLVINTPTSNSGSRRDGYMMRRLAVELEIPYVTTVQGAKATVMAIARARQGKISVMDLAEFHSATRKLKN; this comes from the coding sequence ATGAACGTCCCGCCCAAGGGAGCCACCCTCATGGTCATCGGCTCCGGGCCCATCGTCATCGGCCAGGCGGCGGAGTTCGATTTCTCCGGATCCCAGGCCTGCCGCTCCCTAAGGGAGGAGGGGTACCGTACCGTCCTGGTAAATTCCAATCCAGCCACCATCCAGACGGACCTATCCACCGCCGACAAGGTATACGTGGAGCCTTTGGACGTGGAGACCATCACCGAGATCATCAAGAAAGAGAAGGTTTACGGCATCCTCTCAGGGATGGGGGGCCAGACCGCCTTAAACCTGTGCTCCGAGCTGGCGGACAGAGGCATACTCGAGCGTCTGGGCGTTCGGCTTCTAGGAACCCAGCCGGAAGCGATAGCCCTGTCCGAAGATCGAGAGCTTTTCAAGCAGACCATGCTGAAGATAGGAGAGCCGGTGCCCAAGAGCAGAGCGGTCAACTCCATCGAGGAGGCGAAGGAGGCAGTCAAAGAAATTGGCACCTATCCCGTGCTGATAAGACCTGGATTCACGCTTGGAGGCACGGGAGGAGGGATTGCCCACAACGAAGAGGAGCTGGAGGAGATCTGCGGCCGGGGATTGATATATTCACGCATACACCAGGTGCTGATCGAGGAGAGCGTGCTGGGCTGGAAGGAGTACGAGTACGAGGTCATGCGCGACGCCAAGGACAATTGCATAATCGTATGCAACATGGAGAACCTTGACCCCATGGGCATACATACCGGTGAGTCTATAGTGATTGCGCCCTCGCAGACCCTGAGCGATGTGGACCATCAGCGCCTCAGGACAGCGGCCATAAACATCATCCGCGCTTTGAAGATAGAAGGAGGTTGCAACGTCCAGTTCGCCCTGGACCCAGAGACGCGCGAGTACAGGGTCATAGAGGTGAACCCCAGGGTCTCGCGCTCCTCGGCCCTGGCCTCCAAGGCCACGGGTTATCCCATAGCCAGAGTGGCGGCGAAGATCGCCGTGGGCAGGACTCTGGACGAGATCCCCAACCGCATAACAGGGAAGACCTTTGCCGCTTTTGAACCTGCCCTCGACTACGTGGTGCTGAAGATACCTCGTTGGCCCTTTGACAAGTTCCGCACCGTGGACAAGCGATTGGGCACGCAGATGAAGTCCACAGGGGAGGTGATGGCCATAGGCCGCACCGTGGAGGAGGCGATAATGAAGGCGGTGCGCTCCTTGGAGATTGACAAGATGGACCTGGAGGCAGAGCCTTGGACGCGGGAGGAGCTGCTGGAGGAGCTGCGCCATCCCACGGACATGAGGCTCTTCGCCATCGCCGAGGCTTTGCGCCGGGGAATGGCGGTGGAGGAGATAGCCAGCATCACCAAGTGGGACGCCTTCTTCATCCACAAGATCAAGAATATAGTGGAAATGGAGCGCACCCTGAGGGACCTGCCTCATCTCGAGTTGAAGACGCTATTGAAGGCCAAGCGCATGGGCTTCCCGGACGAGAGCATCGCTCGCCTCAAAGGGCTGCCACCCGAGCATGTGCGCGAAGGCAGGAAGATAGCCGGCATATTGCCTACGTACAAGATGGTGGACACCTGCGCCGCGGAGTTCGCGGCCCAAACGCCCTATTACTATTCCACCTATGGCGCGGAGTGCGAGGCCAAGCCCTCCAAGAGGAAGAAGGTGGTGATAGTGGGAGGGGGGCCCATCCGCATAGGGCAGGGGATAGAGTTCGACTATTGCTGCGTGCATGGGGTGATGGCATGCCAGGAAGAAGGGGTTGAGGCCATAGTGATCAACAACAACCCTGAGACCGTGTCCACGGACTACGACATCTCGGACCGTCTCTACTTCGAGCCCTTGACCCTGGAGGACGTACTCAACGTGATAGAGAGGGAGGATGCCGACGGCGTCATAGTGCAGTTCGGAGGCCAGACCTCAGTCAACCTAGCCGTGCCCTTGGAGAAGGCATTGCAGGGGCACAAGTGCAAAATCCTGGGCACCTCTCCGGACATGATCGACGTGGCCGAGGACAGGAAGAGATGGACCGCCCTCATGAAGGAGCTGGGCATAAAGCAGCCCGAGCATGGCACGGGTTACTCAGAGGATGAGGTAAGGGAGGTGGCGGCGCGAATCGGTTATCCTGTGCTGCTGCGCCCCTCCTACGTCCTCGGCGGGAGGGGCATGGAGATCGTGCTCAACGAGGAGGAATTGAGGACGTACGTGAAGACCGCGGTGAAGGTATCGAAGGCGCACCCAGTGCTGGTGGACAAGTACCTCTCTCACGCCATCGAGGTGGACGTGGATGTGGTGGCTGATGGGGAGGACGTGTTCATCGGAGGCATAATGGAGCATATCGAGGAGGCAGGGGTGCATTCGGGAGATGCCATGATGGTCCTCCCTCCGCAGACGCTCTCCAAAGAGATAATAGAGAGGATAATCGAGATAACCAAGATCACCGCCAAAGCATTACAAGTAAAAGGCCTGATGAACCTGCAGCTGGCCATAAAGGAGGGGGAGGTGTATATGCTGGAGGCCAATCCCAGGGCCTCGCGCACCGTGCCCTTCGTGTCCAAGGCCATAGGCGTGCCCCTGGCCAAGGTGGCCACCAAGGTCATGCTGGGAAAAACGCTGAAGGAGCAGGGATATGTAGGCCTGGCGAAGTTCGAGGCGGTGGCGGTGAAGGAGTCAGTCTTCCCCTTCCTCAAGCTCCCCGGGGTGGACTCCATACTAGGTCCGGAGATGCGCTCCACAGGGGAGGTCATGGGCATCGATCCGGACTATGCCGCGGCGGTTTACAAGGCTATCAAGGGTGCAGGGCAGAAGGTGCCTCTGCAGGGCGCCGTGTACATGACCATCGCCGACGCGGACAAGGAGGCTATATTGCCGGTGGCGAAGCAGTTCGCTGAGTTGGGCTTCAAGATATATGCCACCAAGGGCACGAGCACTTTCCTGCGCAATCACGGCGTGGAGACCACCACGGTATACACCATAAGGGAGAAGCAGCAGCCCGACGCCTTGGGCCTGATGAGGCGTGGGGAGATCAATTTGGTCATAAATACTCCCACCTCCAACTCCGGCTCCCGGCGGGATGGCTATATGATGCGCAGGCTGGCGGTGGAGCTGGAGATACCTTACGTCACCACAGTGCAAGGGGCCAAGGCCACGGTGATGGCTATCGCGAGAGCAAGGCAGGGAAAAATATCAGTTATGGATTTGGCGGAATTTCATTCAGCTACGAGAAAATTGAAGAATTAA
- a CDS encoding DUF2111 domain-containing protein: MSKFIFINQKCDMQLRRISIIVALEFNIHVHKGPHPNFNLYHVWKCFDLVRRNGPIGRRTLASMMKLSEASTRTLLEHLTKEGCLELTKRGAVITQRGQEKFQKLGMEIIELGWVELSIGKFNCCVLVRKAADRVKDGIRERDEAVKVGAKGAIILVAKNGKVIFPTDERFPDQKHIEPLRKFFTIEDGDVLIIAGADEYSSAEMGAIRAGLSLTDTSNGCLEKIEKIISEENEEEDIKSIALMVHEIVGRLPVTMRSRNHYGVRCEDGKIIETNFTGPVLEETLKKGTVLRRISKAGKYRGCPVLAVPLIRKNEVIAVVGVFDITRGSYAEWMSRIKE; the protein is encoded by the coding sequence ATGAGCAAATTCATTTTTATCAACCAAAAATGTGATATGCAATTACGACGAATAAGTATAATTGTGGCCTTAGAATTCAATATTCATGTCCATAAAGGACCTCACCCAAACTTCAATCTATACCATGTTTGGAAATGCTTTGATTTAGTAAGACGAAACGGGCCAATCGGTAGAAGAACTCTTGCTTCTATGATGAAATTAAGTGAAGCTAGTACTAGGACCTTATTAGAACACTTAACCAAAGAAGGTTGTTTAGAATTAACGAAACGGGGTGCTGTAATCACACAAAGAGGGCAGGAAAAGTTCCAAAAACTTGGGATGGAAATAATAGAATTAGGTTGGGTAGAACTCTCTATTGGGAAATTTAATTGCTGTGTACTTGTTAGAAAAGCAGCGGACAGAGTTAAAGATGGCATCCGCGAAAGAGATGAAGCCGTCAAAGTAGGAGCCAAAGGAGCCATAATATTAGTAGCGAAAAATGGAAAGGTGATTTTTCCAACAGATGAACGTTTTCCAGACCAAAAACACATTGAGCCCTTGAGGAAGTTCTTTACTATCGAGGATGGTGATGTTCTAATTATTGCCGGTGCTGATGAATATTCATCAGCAGAAATGGGAGCTATAAGGGCTGGTCTCTCTCTCACTGATACCTCAAATGGTTGCCTTGAAAAAATTGAAAAAATTATTTCTGAAGAAAACGAGGAAGAAGACATTAAGAGCATTGCGTTAATGGTTCACGAAATCGTTGGTCGACTTCCAGTTACTATGAGAAGCAGAAATCATTATGGGGTTAGATGCGAAGACGGCAAAATTATTGAAACCAATTTCACAGGCCCTGTTCTAGAAGAAACTTTGAAAAAAGGAACCGTGTTACGACGCATTTCAAAAGCTGGAAAATATAGAGGTTGCCCTGTTCTGGCTGTACCTTTAATTCGAAAAAATGAAGTTATAGCAGTAGTAGGCGTATTCGACATTACCCGCGGATCATATGCTGAATGGATGAGCCGCATTAAAGAATAG
- a CDS encoding type II CAAX endopeptidase family protein — protein sequence MSIRQSENRNLILFFVITFLFTWSFWVPQALVSTGILSLPAPLSDFLFSPFNPAAFGPLVSAFILTYFKERGKGVRILLRRGVDYKFDKRWLIPIFFFFPALTGGALLLAVLSGDDMPGLTALSNPASILMAFVFIFFLGGPFQEEWGWRGYALDRLQSRWNALYSSIILGLFWGAWHLPLFFISGTIQSQTPIWGFMILIMCGTVFFTWVYNNTGGSILAAMLFHTTNNLSFYLFPTLQTQLGGLYLLVLNIIIVIIILVIWGPKTLKRVMKNN from the coding sequence TTGAGCATCAGGCAGTCAGAGAACCGGAATTTAATTTTGTTCTTCGTAATCACCTTCCTGTTCACGTGGTCCTTCTGGGTGCCACAGGCATTGGTGTCCACGGGCATTTTGTCCCTTCCTGCCCCCCTGTCAGATTTCCTATTCAGCCCTTTTAACCCGGCCGCCTTCGGACCCCTGGTCTCAGCCTTCATCCTGACCTACTTTAAGGAGCGAGGAAAGGGTGTGAGGATTCTCTTAAGGAGAGGTGTGGATTACAAATTTGACAAGAGGTGGCTGATACCGATCTTCTTCTTTTTCCCTGCCCTCACAGGGGGCGCGCTCCTGTTGGCCGTGCTGAGCGGGGATGACATGCCCGGCCTGACGGCATTATCGAATCCCGCGTCCATCCTGATGGCGTTCGTCTTCATATTCTTCCTCGGAGGCCCATTCCAAGAGGAATGGGGCTGGAGGGGATACGCCCTGGACAGGCTGCAATCAAGGTGGAACGCTCTCTACTCTAGCATCATTTTGGGGTTGTTCTGGGGGGCCTGGCATCTACCTTTGTTCTTCATCTCCGGGACCATCCAATCCCAGACCCCGATATGGGGCTTCATGATCCTGATCATGTGTGGGACCGTCTTCTTCACTTGGGTATATAACAACACTGGAGGTAGCATATTGGCCGCCATGCTTTTCCACACTACCAACAACCTATCGTTCTATTTATTTCCGACTCTTCAAACACAATTGGGAGGACTTTATCTTTTGGTATTAAATATAATAATTGTAATAATTATTCTAGTTATTTGGGGGCCAAAGACATTGAAACGTGTAATGAAAAATAATTAA